GGAATGGTGAAAGATGATGATGTACTGGCTTTTGCAGACAATTTTTCACAGCCCGGAACCGTTCAGAAATAAGCCGGATTCAGAATTACCATGACTGTCCTTTCAGACTATTTAAAACGCGAATTCCTGGTTTCAAACGGAATCGGCGGATTCTGTTCTTCAACTGCATCAATGCTCAATCGAAGGCGTTATCACGGGCTTCTCTGCGCAGCCCTTAATCCGCCTGTTGAGCGCAGAATGTTCGTGACAGGGATCTCTGAAACAGTTTCCACGAAAAGCGGCGAATTTCTGCTCAGCTCTCTGAAAAATGTGAATGGTCTTTCTGAATCCGGTTTCAAAAACCTGATCTCATTCGATTTTCAGGGCTACCCTGTCTTCACTTTCAAAGCTGGAAACGCGCTGCTGGAAAAGCGGATTTTCATGCCAAGAGACCGTAATGCAACTGTTGTTTCATACCGCCAGCTCAGCGGGGATCCGATCAAGCTTCGCCTGATCCCCAGTTTCACTGACCGGGAGATTCATCAGAATTCACTGCCAGGATCTGTGAAACTCGATTTGTTGTCAGGATCAGACTGTGCCGCGACATTCATTACCAATCTGTCACATAAGATCCAGCTCCGGTTTTGCGGACCCGGGCTGATCGAACCATATGAAACAAGGATCTCCAATGTTTTCTACGACCTGGAGGACGAGCGGGGGCTGTTCGCATACGAAGAGCTCGTCACCTGCCTCAGGATCAATACCGAGTTATCCAAAGGCCAGGAATTTTATCTGATTTTGGGCGCAGAAGAGCCGATCGCTGATATTGATCCTTCAGCCAGCCTGCATGCCGAAGACTTGCGTCTGCAAAAACTTGTTCCAGAAGGGAGTGACAGGATTACAGGCAGCCTGAAACTCGCTGCCGATACTTTCATAGTGAAAAGGCGCAGCACCAAGTCCTATACTGTTCTCGCAGGCTACCCCTGGTTCACAGACTGGGGACGCGACACGATGATCGCCTTTGAAGGACTGCTGCTCGTGACAGGGAGATTTTCAGAAGCAGAAGGAGTGTTGCTGACTTTCATCGGGAATTTGAAAAACGGGCTGATCCCGAACGTGTTTGACGACAATTCGGGAAATCCCGGAGGCTACAATACGGCAGACGCCACTCTCTGGCTGTTCCACGCGCTCTACCGCTATTTCCAGTACACGCTCGACCAGAGCCTGGCTGCAGAATATTTTGACCTGCTTACTGGGATCATCAGAGCGCATGTCAAAGGCACTGATTACTGGATCAAGGTGGACGACAATGGACTGCTGGCAGCAGGCAACCCGGGAACTCAGCTGACCTGGATGGATGTAAAAGTCGAAGGCTGGACTGTCACTCCGCGCTGCGGAAAACCTGTGGAAATCAATGCTCTCTGGTACAATGCCCTGAAAATCATGGAATTCTTCGCTGAAATTCTGAACAGGAGATTTGAATATCAGTCGCTCTCAGTTAAGACCTTAAGCTCGTTCCAGGCTGATTTCTGGAATCCGGCGCTTAACTGTCTGTACGACGTGACAGGCGACAATTTCAGGGATGATTCGATCAGGCCGAATCAGCTCCTGGCCCTGTCCCTTCCATATCCGCTGCTGCCAGCAGACAAAGGACGCCTGATTTTGAACAGCGTAATTGAGAACCTGTATACTCCGTTCGGGCTCAGCACTCTGCCTCAGGCAGACCCGCGTTACATAGGAAAATACAGAGGAGAACGCTGGTCCAGGGATGGAGCATACCATCAGGGGACAGTCTGGCCCTGGCTGCTCGGACCTTTTTATGATTCTCTGAAGAAATTCGGGGATACGCAGGGAAAAATAAGCTCTATGCTTGAACCTGTGCGCGAGATGATCAGCGGGACCTGGTGCGGCACTGTGCCTGAAATCGCGGAAGGCGAATGGCCGCATGAATCCAGGGGCTGTTTTTCCCAGGCCTGGTCTGTGGCAGAGATTCTGAGGATAATTTCAAGTTACGGGAAATAAAAACAGAAGCTCTACTTTTTTTTCTTTAAAAAAATTGCGATGACCTGTTCCAGAACCTTCAGGAAGATCGGGACAAAGATAATCAAAAAAATTCCCAGCACGAAATACTGCCCGTATTTGCGCCAGAAAATACCGCGTTTGGCTTCGTCCCTCAGTTTTTCAGCAGCAGGGTAGGTCGGCTGTTCGGCCAGCACTTTATTGGCTGATTCGAGCGCTCCCTCAAAGTCCTTGTTCCTGATCATATCCCTGCCTGCCTGGATCGCCTCGCCCACCCAGTCCCTGGAGCGGTCCGGCACAACAGGAGCCGCGCCGATAGTCAGGCCTTCGAAAAGCTTTTCCGCTTCTTTCTGGTTGCCGACTTCCTCTGTGGCGTAGGCAGCATTCAGAAAGCAAATTATTACGAGACAGAATATCCTGATCATAACTGGCCGACCTTTCT
This DNA window, taken from Candidatus Wallbacteria bacterium, encodes the following:
- a CDS encoding amylo-alpha-1,6-glucosidase, which encodes MTVLSDYLKREFLVSNGIGGFCSSTASMLNRRRYHGLLCAALNPPVERRMFVTGISETVSTKSGEFLLSSLKNVNGLSESGFKNLISFDFQGYPVFTFKAGNALLEKRIFMPRDRNATVVSYRQLSGDPIKLRLIPSFTDREIHQNSLPGSVKLDLLSGSDCAATFITNLSHKIQLRFCGPGLIEPYETRISNVFYDLEDERGLFAYEELVTCLRINTELSKGQEFYLILGAEEPIADIDPSASLHAEDLRLQKLVPEGSDRITGSLKLAADTFIVKRRSTKSYTVLAGYPWFTDWGRDTMIAFEGLLLVTGRFSEAEGVLLTFIGNLKNGLIPNVFDDNSGNPGGYNTADATLWLFHALYRYFQYTLDQSLAAEYFDLLTGIIRAHVKGTDYWIKVDDNGLLAAGNPGTQLTWMDVKVEGWTVTPRCGKPVEINALWYNALKIMEFFAEILNRRFEYQSLSVKTLSSFQADFWNPALNCLYDVTGDNFRDDSIRPNQLLALSLPYPLLPADKGRLILNSVIENLYTPFGLSTLPQADPRYIGKYRGERWSRDGAYHQGTVWPWLLGPFYDSLKKFGDTQGKISSMLEPVREMISGTWCGTVPEIAEGEWPHESRGCFSQAWSVAEILRIISSYGK